The Leptospira perdikensis genome includes the window GAATACTGAAGTTCCGACAGAATGTGATAAAGACCTTATCTCTCATAGCATTGGAATCAACGGATTTTATCCATGGGTAGATAAAAATCGAAGTTATATGGCCATCTTAGCAGTCAATAATATCGGAAGAAAAAATGGATTGAGTTTGTTACCAGCTTCATCAACCTCATTATTCTTTGCAGAAACTGTTAGACCACTCATACATACTCAAATAGGAAAGTAACCATGACAAAAAAACAATTCGTTCTACTAACATTGATAGGAGTTTCCCTTCTATCTAACATATCCAATCTTGTTGCTCAGACACCAGAATGGTCCGAGTCCAAACGTAAAAAAGGAATCCAAGTTTTAACTCGTCCTTTTGCAGGCTCTAATCTAGATGAATTTTTAGGCCGAACAGAGGTAGATGCTTCCATCTCTCAAATCATTGCCCTACTCACGGATCCCGCTTCTTGTAAAAATCTTTACCACCAATGTAAAGAACTCACAGTGCTTTCCGGTACAGAAAAAAAATCAGTGGTTTACTTACGTAATGGTGCCCCTTGGCCAGTCAATGATCGTGATTTGATTATGGATCGAAGTTTTGAACAAAATGAAAAAACTTTGGTTACAATTATGAAGATCAAACGACTTGATTCCAATGCACGCCCTACACCCTCCGGTGTCACTCGTATGGAAAACTTTGAAGGTGTTTGGCGAATCATTCCACAAACCAATGGAAAACTAAAAATTGAATACCAAGCACATTTTGAACCAGGTGGATCTGTTCCCCAATCAGTGATTAACTTGGTTTTAACGGACACTCCTTATGAATCACTTCTCAACGTACAAAAGTTAGTGGAAGAAGGAAAACATAAAGATACAAAATTTGATTGGATCAAGGAACCAACAAAAAACTAAATCCTATCTTTAGTTTAATGAAGACCTGTAACGGGCTTCACAGTGAACTATTTATAGTTTGTCTGTGAAGTCAAAATACAGTCCGAAATCCATAACTGACAAAATTCGATCCACAATTGGGATCTGGCGGACAATAGAGACCAAAAATTCCTGATCTGTGATGGACTCGTAAAAAAATTTCTGTTTTTCTTTCGAAAGGTAAATAAGAACTAAATTCTACCATCATATAGTTAAGTAAAGCCCTAGATTCAATGGCATCTTTTTGTAAACCATCCAGATAATATCCTTTGGCTTTATTTTCTAATTTTGGATTTTCGGAGGCGAGAGACAAACCTTCACCTAACGATAAACTGAATGGGGAACCGTACATACGATCTATTTTTACAATGTAAAATCCATTCACTTCCCAATGGTTCATTTCACCAAAATGTTTGGTAACATTACCTTCCCATAAAAAATCAAACCATCGAATCCGGTAATCAAATGGTCGTGAAATTCCCAAACTTCCTATATACGATTCTTTATAATCAGTTTTTTGTCGAAACACAATGGGGATCAAATCGGTAGTGGTAAAAATCCCACCATACATCACCAAGTTCCAATTTTCTTTTGGGATAGAAACGGAGTTTAGATCTTTTAGAGGAAAAGTTGCGAAGAATATGACGAAAGATCCAATCAGAAAAAATTTACGAATTTGCGGGGCTATAATCTTTTTTATCTGAATCAAATCGATTGTTCCTTAGTTATGGTTGGAACCAATCTTGGTTTCTTTTTTCCCATTCCTTTAATTGCAAATGGATGTTGTCATAATTTTGAAGAAATAATCGCCTTAAGAAAGTTTCATATTCCTTACAGTTGTCTGACTGCGACTGATTTAATGACTCTCTTAGTTTTGTTGGTTTTTCTTGATTACAATATTTTTGCAAAACGGTAGGGTATCGGTTGGAATTTAAAGCTGGTGAAAGGATACTCGACATAGTCCCAATATAAAATGGCATGGGGGCCCAAATGGTTTCATGAGTGAATAAAAATGAAATTCTATGTAAATTGGTTTCACCCGATGTCCAAACTAGTTCCGCTTCTGTTTCCATTGTTCCATAATATAACATAGTCAATGCGAGAAGACTGGCTCCAATACTATAAAATGGTTTTTGACTCTCTTTTCGGATGACAATTGTCAGGTTGTCGATATTAGATAACTCAAATCCACGATCCCATCTTGGTAGTTCGTTAGGATTGATTGGTTTTTCTGGTTTTGGTTTTGGGGCATGGTCTGGATTTGGTTCCGCTAGCGGAACTGTTGTTAAATCAACTACATTCGCATTTTCATCCAAAAGAATGGCCGGTGGCACTGGAAAAATTTCATTAAATACCTTGGCTAAAATTGAATCTGTAGTAGTCCATCGAATGGAAATCATTTTAGTTTTGGAAATTTTCGCTTCTGAACTCAACTCAGGCATTGGAGTTTTACAAGAAAGATTCAAAACCAAAAAAATAATGAAAAAGGAAACTAGCTTTAGATTCATATTTACTTAAATTTCAAACTTCCCATTGGTAAAATTCTAAACTCGAATGAAACTAACAATGTAATCATCGGCAAAATGAAATTACACTTAACATGGATAAGATTATATCACTCACATTAGACATTAAATTTGTAAGTTGATACAAAATTATATGTTTATATTCTGTCCAAATTTCAATAAATTGCCATCTAAATCGACAACATAAAACTCTCTCATTCCCCAAGGTTTATCCATAATGTGAGCATTTTTATGGACAATTCCTTTGTTTTTGAAATCAACATACATGGAATCTATAGAATCTACCTGATAATAAACACTAGAGTTTTGTGGTATGGATGGATCATCACATAACCATAAATGAAGTTCAAATCCATCCTTTTCTAATAAAAAAATATCATCATATTCCTTTAGAGTTTTAAACCCTAAGTTCTCTTCATAAAAATTTTTGGACTTTTGCAGATCTAAAGATGGGAGTTGTGGAATTGATTTTTTGATCATAGATTACTGTTAGTTTCTAGTCCCGGATTCAAAGTTTCCAACTTTATTTTTTCTATTTGGATGGATCCTTTTGTAGAAAAAATTTTTGGCTTTGATTTCTGCGCATAAAAAAGGCCCGAAAATTCGGGCCTCTACTTTCCAAATCCTCTGCTGTTTGAGCGAACCCTAACAACAGAGAAGAAAATTTAGTTTCTAATTAAGAAGCTAATGCTTGGTCAAGTAAGTCTTTCGCTACTACACGAAGAGCCATTACTTCTTCCGCACCTTCAAAAATTGAGAATACACGAGCATCTACGAAATAACGTGATACAGGATACTCTTCCGCATAACCCATACCACCATGAATTTGCATTGCTTCACGAGTCACCCACTCAGCAATTTTGGATGCATACAATTTAACAAGTGTTGCTTCCATTTGACCTTTGTGGTTATCGAGTAGTGTTGCTACATAGTTAGTATACTGACGAGTTGCTTGCACAATCATTGCCATCTTCGCAATTTTGAACTTAGTTAAAGTATAATCGTAAATTGGTTTTGCGAATACTTTACGTTCTTGGGAATAACGAAGAGCTGCTTCAAGAGCTGCTTGCATCACACCATTGGCACGAGCTGCTGTTTGGATACGTCCACCAGCAAATCCTTCCATTTGGAAATAGAATCCTTTACCACGTCCAGCATCACCACCAAGAAGGTTTTCTTTTGGAACAAAGTAATCTTCAAAAGAAACTTCGTAAGAGTGCATTCCTCGGTAACCAATGGTTCCGATTGCTTTCCCTTGGATTGTTCCACCACCTTCTTGTTTGTAACTGAACTCATGGCCGTCAAAAGATGGTTTTTCAGCTAAAATGATAGAAAGACCTTTGTGTTTGAGGTTTGGATCAGATTCTGTTCTGCAAAGGATAAGAAGAAGATTCGCATAACCTGCGAATGTGCACCAGGTTTTTACACCGTTGATCACAAATCCGCCATTTGCTTCTTTCGCTGTTACAGATACACCAGCAACATCGGAACCGTAGTTAGGTTCTGTTACCATGATTCCAGCGAATTTTTCGCCAGATGCAAGAAGTGGTAACCATTTGTTTTTTTGTTCGTCCGTTCCCCCTTTGAGGAGAGCTTTGGACATAATTTCTGGTCTTGTGATGAGTGATCCTGCAGCACCGAGTGATCCACGAGAAAGTTCTTCCGTTACCACTAACATGGAAATGTTGTCTGGACGGTCATCTGGTTGGATACCACCAAATTTTTCCGGAATACAAAGTCCGAAACAACCCATGTCTTTTAATCCATTGATGATTTCAGCCGGAATCAAATCGTCATGTCTATGGACATGTTCTGCTTGAGGAACCACTACGTTTTCAGCAAAATCTTTAAAGATTCCGCGGAAGTTTTCGTGGTCTTCAGAAAGACCGTAAGCACCGAAGTGTCCAAGATCAACGATCTTGTCTACGATGGCTTCGTAGTTTTCCATTTTTGACGCTGCTTCTACATAAGCATTGATCTCATCAGAAAAAAGTTTGGAGAATAGTTCTTGGTAAGTCAGTTCATACTCAGCCGGACGAGCTGCGAGTTCCGAACGAATGTTAGTAACAGTTTCGGCCACAAAAGTAAGGGCCATTTTTTGTTCCAATTCACCAGTTCCCTTGGAAGCATCCCAAGCATAAACGATAAAGTTCTCAGCAACACGTTGTTGAGCCGTCATCCAAGCCAATTGGTAAAACACATGTTGTGTTTTGTCCATTTTGCTTACGGATACTTTGCCGTTATCGGAATTTTTCTGAGCTAGTCGTTTGGTAACTTCATTGAGGAGGGCGGCTTGGGCACTAAGAGCCTTCTCCGCCTGGGATTTTTCGAGTTTCACTGCCGTTGCGGTCATGTGTTTAACGTTCCTGCGGTGGTTTTCTTCCACTATACGGAAGGAAAGTACCTTGTCATTTTCATTTTTAGACTAGGTTTTGCGTAAGGGAGGTCAAAACTGGACGAAAGTGGAAACCAAGGAAAGAAATTATTGAAAATCATCGGCATTGACCCTGGCTCCCACCGTGTGGGGTACGCAATTTTATCCTTTCCCCAAGGATTACGCCGGAACCCCGAACTATTAACTTACGGAACCATTGAAGTGGCTCCCAAAACTCCTTCACCTGATAATTTGATTCAAATCCGAAAGGAACTAATGGACATCCTTACCGAATTCCAACCAGAAGTTGCGGCCGTGGAAGAGCTGTTCTTTGTTCAGAACACAACGACCGGAATGAAGGTTTCAGAATCTCGCGGGGTCATTTTACTTTCGCTCGGCGAAGAAAAGATACCTGTAGTCTCTCTCACTGCCACACAAATCAAAAAAGGAATCTCTGCCAAGGGGAACGCCACCAAAAAAGAAGTTCGGGCAGCGATCCAAATGATTTTGGGATTTAAAGATCTAAAAGGCCACGATGACTCATGGGACGCCATCGCTTGTGCCTTTGTTGGTCGCTCTTTAGTTTGAAGCACTCCTTGCCCCGTTCATCGACAAAAAGATTTCATTCTTTTGTTCCCGACTGGCATTCGCAGAAACCGTAGAAAAACCAGTGGTGATTTCCAAATCTCCATTCCGTAATCCTTCCATCACACCATCAGCATATTCGTCTAAGTTCAGTCCCGCCGTATGTGTGTTAGGGATTCCTAAATCTGTATCTACCATTGGTGGAGAAACTTCAATCACCTCAATGGGTTGATTCCGAAACTGAAATCGTAATGTCAATGTGAAAGAATGTAAAGCCGCTTTGGTTGCACTATACACCGGCGCATAAGCCAAAGGGATATGTGACAATCCAGAAGTAGTATTCAAAATCGCGGCATTTTTCTTTGCAAACAGGTGTTTAGCGAATAACATGGAAAGATGGATGGGACCTCCCAAATTTACATCGATCTCCTTTCCTAAGTCAGCCCAAGGTTCCACTTCGCCCAGTTTGGGATACCTTTGCATACCCGCGTTGTTGAATAATACATTCAATTCTGGAAAATCTTTTGTGGTTTTCTCAAACAACTTTTCCCTCTCTTCCGGGCGAGAGATATCAAATAAATAAGTCCCCCAACTGGGATGAGATTTCGAAATCTCTTCCATCTTTTTTGCATTCGTTCCGCAAACCAAAATTTGGTTTCCTAAATCCGAAAATCGTTTTGCGAGAGCGAGGCCGATCCCACTCGTTCCCCCAGTGATGAGGATTGTATTTCCATTCAATTGCATCAATTTGTACCGTTTCCCTACTTACATTAATAATATTTTGTAAGTTACAAAAAGTCAAGTCCGTAAGTTTCAAAACTAACATTTTTTTCATTTTGTAATTTGGAATTGACCCCCCGGTTCCAAATCCGATCCTTTCCCTATGCCAAGAACTGGTCTTACAGCTACGGAAATCCAAGACAAAGCCGTGGAAATCGCCATCAACCAAATGCGGGCCAAGGGTTTTGAAAAGGTTCGGTTGGTAGATGTGGCCAAAGAAATGGGAATTAGCCACGCGGCCCTCTATTCTCATTTTCAAGACAAAACAGCACTTCTCGATGCAGTTTCCGAACGTTGGCTTGTGAAGTTGGATGAGAAACAGGATTTGCTCATAAAAGAAAAACGAGACCCCATCCAAAAGATTCTCACCTGGTTTCAAAACCTACACCGGATGAAATTGGAAAAAGTAAAATTAGATCCTGAATTGTATAAAGCATTCGATATGGCCGCAGAAGAGTCCAAACCCTTCATCCAAACTCATTTATCCAATATGCACAGCCAAATGTCGAGTTTGGTCACAGAGGCTATCAACCAAAAGAAAATCAAAAAACGTGATGTGAACCAAATTACAGAAATTTTGATCTCTGCGGGAACTGCTTTCACACACCCGAAACTTGTGGCACAACATTCCGATGAGAATAGAGAACCGTTGTTAGTGGATACGATCGAAGCTGTTTTGAAGGGGTTGGCTTAAGATGATTATCAATATAGAAACTCATCTGGCGAGTAATTTCGAAAGGATTACTAGTTACGCGAAACTTTCCAAAACATTACATTATATCGCAAAACCACTAATTGTTTTTGAACCAGTCAATCAAATTAGTTTTCCAGAGAATTGGGAAAATGGTGAATATCTAACTGATATGAAACTTTTTGGAATCATCCCTCTCGGAAACCAATCTGTTGTTATCGAAAAAATTAAAGAAACCAACCAAAATGAATTCATACTTAGAGATAATGGTTACAGTTCTCTCATTAATACTTGGGATCACTGGATTTTGATTCGCAAAACTAAACATGAAAATTTAGTAACATATATAGATAGAATTGAAATCAAAGCAGGTTTGCTTACTGTTTTTATTGTTATCTTTGCTAGTGTATTTTTTCGTTGGAGGCAATTCCGTTGGAAGTTGTTGATCCGAAATAATTTTAAAGCTCTCTATTGAGTATTTAAAAGATTAAGAATCAGGATTGTTTTTACTCTATTTCTCCTGCCAAAAACCTTGCTGTGTTTACATTTCGTATCGTCATTGCCTTGTATAATTTATGACTGATGAGTTTTGCCAGTTGGCTTTTGTTCACATTTTCTCTTTTGATATTCCAAATGATTGCACCTTTGCTATAACGAATCTCTAAAAATTCTTTTTTGAGAGGAAGTTCCTCAATGATTTTTTTGGAATCGGCTTCGGGAAACAAGTAAGCAACATCCGTCCTTTGCGTGGCGTCGTTTTGCCATTCTGCAGGAATCGCCTTTGCAATTTTTTTCATTTCCTTTTCTGTTCTTACGATGGTGGGGATTTCAAATTTGAAAACTTTTTCAAAACTCTTTTGTATTTTTAACAAAACGGTTTTTGTGTCATCCTCTGATTCAAAAATAACATTTCCTGAATTGATATAAGTGGAAACTTCCGTGTATCCTAAGGATTCCATAAGGCTCCTTAGTTTTTTCATTTCGACCTTTCTGTTTCCCCCGACATTGATTCCTCTGAGTAGTGCGATGTATTTCATGGTGTTATATAGAAAAACTAAGATTTTAAAGTCGCTTTAAATCTATCAAAGATTACAAGCGCAATGCCGAATAGAATGAATAATGATGAAACAAATATTCTTAATGTTAATGGCTCCGCTATAAAAATAACTCCACCTAAAGACGCAATCACGGGAACAATTAATTGTATTACAGAAGCTTTGGTGGATTTTAAAAATGGCAATACAGAATACCAAACTGCATATCCCATACCGGAAGCGAGGGCACCGGACAAAACGGCAAACAAAAACCCATAACTGTCTATATTGATTTTTTCTAATGTAACAATATTTAATATAATGGAAAAAGGGACAGCTCTGATAAAGTTTCCGGCAGTGGTAGCAGTTGGGTTTTTACTTCTGCCACCACGCAACGAATATATACCCCATGCAAGACCTGCTATCATCATGAATACTGAACTAAACAATGAAGGGGATGAAATCCCAGGCAGTAATAAGTAAACAAGACCTCCGAATGCCAATATAATGCCGAAAAATTTTGTAAAATCTAACCTTTCACCCTTCCAAATTCCGAAACCAATCATCGTAATTTGAACTGCACCAAATAACAAAAGTGCACCTGTCGCAGCAGTCAAACCTACATAAGCAAAAGA containing:
- a CDS encoding START domain-containing protein encodes the protein MTKKQFVLLTLIGVSLLSNISNLVAQTPEWSESKRKKGIQVLTRPFAGSNLDEFLGRTEVDASISQIIALLTDPASCKNLYHQCKELTVLSGTEKKSVVYLRNGAPWPVNDRDLIMDRSFEQNEKTLVTIMKIKRLDSNARPTPSGVTRMENFEGVWRIIPQTNGKLKIEYQAHFEPGGSVPQSVINLVLTDTPYESLLNVQKLVEEGKHKDTKFDWIKEPTKN
- a CDS encoding bleomycin resistance protein, coding for MIKKSIPQLPSLDLQKSKNFYEENLGFKTLKEYDDIFLLEKDGFELHLWLCDDPSIPQNSSVYYQVDSIDSMYVDFKNKGIVHKNAHIMDKPWGMREFYVVDLDGNLLKFGQNINI
- a CDS encoding acyl-CoA dehydrogenase family protein — protein: MTATAVKLEKSQAEKALSAQAALLNEVTKRLAQKNSDNGKVSVSKMDKTQHVFYQLAWMTAQQRVAENFIVYAWDASKGTGELEQKMALTFVAETVTNIRSELAARPAEYELTYQELFSKLFSDEINAYVEAASKMENYEAIVDKIVDLGHFGAYGLSEDHENFRGIFKDFAENVVVPQAEHVHRHDDLIPAEIINGLKDMGCFGLCIPEKFGGIQPDDRPDNISMLVVTEELSRGSLGAAGSLITRPEIMSKALLKGGTDEQKNKWLPLLASGEKFAGIMVTEPNYGSDVAGVSVTAKEANGGFVINGVKTWCTFAGYANLLLILCRTESDPNLKHKGLSIILAEKPSFDGHEFSYKQEGGGTIQGKAIGTIGYRGMHSYEVSFEDYFVPKENLLGGDAGRGKGFYFQMEGFAGGRIQTAARANGVMQAALEAALRYSQERKVFAKPIYDYTLTKFKIAKMAMIVQATRQYTNYVATLLDNHKGQMEATLVKLYASKIAEWVTREAMQIHGGMGYAEEYPVSRYFVDARVFSIFEGAEEVMALRVVAKDLLDQALAS
- a CDS encoding crossover junction endodeoxyribonuclease RuvC, which translates into the protein MKIIGIDPGSHRVGYAILSFPQGLRRNPELLTYGTIEVAPKTPSPDNLIQIRKELMDILTEFQPEVAAVEELFFVQNTTTGMKVSESRGVILLSLGEEKIPVVSLTATQIKKGISAKGNATKKEVRAAIQMILGFKDLKGHDDSWDAIACAFVGRSLV
- a CDS encoding SDR family oxidoreductase encodes the protein MQLNGNTILITGGTSGIGLALAKRFSDLGNQILVCGTNAKKMEEISKSHPSWGTYLFDISRPEEREKLFEKTTKDFPELNVLFNNAGMQRYPKLGEVEPWADLGKEIDVNLGGPIHLSMLFAKHLFAKKNAAILNTTSGLSHIPLAYAPVYSATKAALHSFTLTLRFQFRNQPIEVIEVSPPMVDTDLGIPNTHTAGLNLDEYADGVMEGLRNGDLEITTGFSTVSANASREQKNEIFLSMNGARSASN
- a CDS encoding TetR/AcrR family transcriptional regulator; the encoded protein is MPRTGLTATEIQDKAVEIAINQMRAKGFEKVRLVDVAKEMGISHAALYSHFQDKTALLDAVSERWLVKLDEKQDLLIKEKRDPIQKILTWFQNLHRMKLEKVKLDPELYKAFDMAAEESKPFIQTHLSNMHSQMSSLVTEAINQKKIKKRDVNQITEILISAGTAFTHPKLVAQHSDENREPLLVDTIEAVLKGLA
- a CDS encoding DUF1697 domain-containing protein is translated as MKKLRSLMESLGYTEVSTYINSGNVIFESEDDTKTVLLKIQKSFEKVFKFEIPTIVRTEKEMKKIAKAIPAEWQNDATQRTDVAYLFPEADSKKIIEELPLKKEFLEIRYSKGAIIWNIKRENVNKSQLAKLISHKLYKAMTIRNVNTARFLAGEIE
- a CDS encoding DMT family transporter, with the protein product MSKLRIFFLTSFSLIAFAANSLLCRFALKGTEIDASSFTSIRLFSGAITLWLLVCITQRQTTISGNWKSAFALFVYAACFSFAYVGLTAATGALLLFGAVQITMIGFGIWKGERLDFTKFFGIILAFGGLVYLLLPGISSPSLFSSVFMMIAGLAWGIYSLRGGRSKNPTATTAGNFIRAVPFSIILNIVTLEKINIDSYGFLFAVLSGALASGMGYAVWYSVLPFLKSTKASVIQLIVPVIASLGGVIFIAEPLTLRIFVSSLFILFGIALVIFDRFKATLKS